In Palaemon carinicauda isolate YSFRI2023 chromosome 1, ASM3689809v2, whole genome shotgun sequence, the genomic stretch TATAGAGAGGCCTCAATCTATTACAACGTTACCGGGGCATCTTATAGACAGGCCTCAATCTATTACCATGTTGCCAGGGCATCTTATAGATAGGCCTTAAACTATTCCCACGTTACCAGGGCATCTTATAGACAGTCCTCAGTCTATTACCACGTTACAAGGGCATCTTAAAGACAGGCCTCAATCTATTCCCACGTTACCAGGACATCTTATAGACAGGCCTCAATCTATCACCACGTTACCAGGGCATCTTAAAGACAGGCCTCAATCTATTCCCACGTTACCAGGGCATCTTATAGACAGGCCTCAATCTATTACCACGTTACCAGGGCATCTTATAGACAGGCCTCAATCTATTCCCACGTTACCAGGACATCTTATAGACAGGCCTCAATCTATAACCACGTTACCAGGGCATCTTAAAGACAGGCCTCAATCTATTCCCACGTTACCGGGGCATCTTAAAGACAGGCCTCAATCTATTACCACGTTACCGGGGCATCTTAAAGACAGGCCTCAATCTATTCCCACGTTACCGGGGCATCTTAAAGACAGGCCTCAATCTATTACCACGTTACCGGGGCATCTTAAAGACAGTCCTCAATCTATTACCACGTTACCGGGGCATCTTATAGACAGGCCTCAATCTATTCCCACGTTTCCGGGGCATCTTAAAGACAGGCCTCAATCTATTACCACGTTACCGGGGCATCTTATAGACAGGCCTCAATCTATTCCCACGTTACCGGGGCATCTTATAGACAGGCCTCAATCTATCACCACGTTACCGGGGCATCTTATAGACAGGCCTCAATCTATTCCCACGTTACCGGGGCATCTTATAGACAGGCCTCAATCTATCCCCACGTTACCGGGGCATCTTATAGACAGGCCTCAATCTATCCCCACGTTGCCGGGGCATCTTATAGACAGGCCTCAATCTATCCCCACGTTACCGGGGCATCTTATAGACAGGCCTCAATCTATCCCCACGTTGCCGGGGCATCTTATAGACAGGCCTCAATCTATCCCCACGTTGCCGGGGCATCTTATAGACAGGCCTCAATCTATCCCCACGTTGCCGGGGCATCTTATAGACAGGCCTCAATCTATCCCCACGTTGCCGGGGCATCTTATAGACAGGCCTCAATCTATCCCCACGTTGCCGGGGCATCTTATAGACAGGCCTCAATCTATCCCCACGTTGCCGGGGCATCTTATAGACAGGCCTCAATCTATCCCCACGTTGCCGGGGCATCTTATAGACAGGCCTCAATCTATCCCCACGTTGCCGGGGCATCTTATAGACAGGCCTCAATCTATCCCCACGTTGCCGGGGCATCTTATAGACAGGCCTCAATCTATCCCCACGTTGCCGGGGCATCTTATAGACAGGCCTCAATCTATCCCCACGTTGCCGGGGCATCTTATAGACAGGCCTCAATCTATCCCCACGTTGCCGGGGCATCTTATAGACAGGCCTCAATCTATCCCCACGTTGCCGGGGCATCTTATAGACAGGCCTCAATCTATCCCCACGTTGCCGGGGCATCTTATAGACAGGCCTCAATCTATTCCCACGTTGCCGGGGCATCTTATAGACAGGCCTCAATCTATATTCCCACGTTACCGGGGCATCTTATAGACAGGCCTCAATCTATATTCCCACGTTACCGGGGCATCTTATAGACAGGCCTCAATCTATTCCCACGTTGCCGGGGCATCTTATAGACAGGCCTCAATCTATATTCCCACGTTACCGGGGCATCTTATAGACAGGCCTCAATCTATATTCCCACGTTACCAGGGCATCTTATAGACAGGCCTCAATCTATATTCCCACGTTACCAGGGCATCTTATAGACAGGCCTCAATCTATATTCCCACGTTACCAGGGCATCTTATAGACAGGCCTCAATCTATATTCCCACGTTACCAGGGCATCTTATAGACAGGCCTCAATCTATATTCCCATGTTACCAGGGCATCTTATAGACAGGCCTCAAACTATTCTCACATTACCAGGGCATCTTATAGACAGGCCTCAATCTATTATCCCACGTTACCAGGGCATCTTATAGACAGGCCTCAATCTATATTCCCACGTTACCAGGGCATCTTATAGACAGGCCTCAAACTATTCTCACATTACCAGGGCATCTTATAGACAGGCCTCAAACTATTCTCACATTACCAGGGCATCTTATAGACAGGCCTCAATCTATTACCACGTTACCAGGGCATCTTATTGACAGGCCTCAAACTATTCTCACATTACCCGGGCATCTTATAGAAAGGCCTCAAACCATTCCCACGTTACTAGGACATCTTATGGCTTTCCCTGTGCCCTAATTATCATAATTTCCACGAAATATAATTCCACCAGTAGTTTACTCCATCTTCAAAGAACCATAATATAGTTTATTAACTCGATTTCACCTTCATTGTCTTTAGGATTTGCCTGATTTGGTCCTTTTATCCAGTGCGTCTCTGTTGATTAAGAAAGCTTTATCCTGAATTGAATGGACAATGGTTTATTGAAGTGCTCGGTTTACATCTGGAGCTCTGATTAAACTCTGCTCTTTTTGTGCAAGTTGCCATCAGAAAATTCAggtttatttcattttcatcttttataatTTTACTCTAATTTGTGTAATACGCTTTTCATAAACATTGTTGTCTAATTCATACACTTATTagctattggtatatatatatatatatatatatatatatatatatatatatatatatatatatatatatatatatatatatatatatatatatatatacatatatatgtgcaaggTCTTTGTCCCTTGTCCCTTTtcctt encodes the following:
- the LOC137652357 gene encoding SUMO-interacting motif-containing protein 1-like; this encodes MNPEDITKFVMDTEDHLRHLHIMLDRLQQNSFVIRYVKCTFGAREVAFLGYPITPKGVHPLPEKLSAVQMFSTSSTIKALLNYLVALNERSPCRHLIDSPQSITTLQGHLKDRPQSIPTLPGHLIDRPQSITTLPGHLKDRPQSIPTLPGHLIDRPQSITTLPGHLIDRPQSIPTLPGHLIDRPQSITTLPGHLKDRPQSIPTLPGHLKDRPQSITTLPGHLKDRPQSIPTLPGHLKDRPQSITTLPGHLKDSPQSITTLPGHLIDRPQSIPTFPGHLKDRPQSITTLPGHLIDRPQSIPTLPGHLIDRPQSITTLPGHLIDRPQSIPTLPGHLIDRPQSIPTLPGHLIDRPQSIPTLPGHLIDRPQSIPTLPGHLIDRPQSIPTLPGHLIDRPQSIPTLPGHLIDRPQSIPTLPGHLIDRPQSIPTLPGHLIDRPQSIPTLPGHLIDRPQSIPTLPGHLIDRPQSIPTLPGHLIDRPQSIPTLPGHLIDRPQSIPTLPGHLIDRPQSIPTLPGHLIDRPQSIPTLPGHLIDRPQSIPTLPGHLIDRPQSIPTLPGHLIDRPQSIPTLPGHLIDRPQSIPTLPGHLIDRPQSIFPRYRGIL